One window from the genome of Eucalyptus grandis isolate ANBG69807.140 chromosome 7, ASM1654582v1, whole genome shotgun sequence encodes:
- the LOC104435220 gene encoding calmodulin-binding protein 60 D-like, which translates to MLKRQFQEEDKEGSPGFSAQGSKRRPNTNYWRNVTGGLSPEEFASLLEPLFRKVVREEVERVISCFQDPLLRMPSNPIGTSEASSLRLQFVTKVPATIFTSSQIEAEDGTPLWIELVDGRTNDRITSGSLSLIKIEIVVLDGDFGLDEEEDWTENEFNCNIVREREGKRPLITGELTVMLQGGIVCLRNLVITDNSSWMRSRKFRLGARAVQKVSAEIRIREARSESFVVKDHRGELNKKHHPPSLSDEVWRLEKVAKDGTLQKRMALRGINTVQDFLQLHEADAPSLRNILGNGIPKRTWETIVRHASTCAVNDNKMYAFYQASNKASILFNSVLKVAQATLNGQIYQSVDKLTQSQKILVQNLKWLAYNNKNQWVALDALPNITPPRVLTNLPTEPSIGLSPPLHHLDYTVLNRENRQLDCLGPQSHITAKIFNPTRANSLARQDFSSSFSAGESSHHPSYSRGLFAPNIHPSPEELFKAPSPVPGILMWTPEHTFVIESSGGADFGICPPCTDYGVRKSRISRPRAAWCKIRAVVKWGSVRRIVAAKRTAMFNLAHY; encoded by the exons ATGTTGAAGAGGCAATTTCAGGAGGAGGATAAAGAGGGCAGTCCTGGTTTTTCGGCTCAAGGATCAAAAAGAAGGCCTAACACTAA TTATTGGAGAAATGTGACCGGAGGGCTTTCGCCAGAGGAATTTGCATCTCTTTTGGAGCCTCTCTTTCGGAAAGTG GTTCGTGAGGAAGTGGAACGTGTGATCTCGTGCTTTCAGGATCCGCTGTTGAG AATGCCATCTAATCCCATTGGAACTTCTGAAGCAAGCAGTCTGCGACTGCAATTTGTTACCAAAGTACCGGCAACCATCTTCACTAGCAGTCAGATAGAAGCCGAGGACGGTACACCTCTCTGGATTGAACTAGTCGATGGCAGGACAAATGATAGGATTACAAGTGGGTCCCTATCTTTGATAAAGATCGAGATTGTTGTCCTTGATGGCGATTTCGGGTTGGACGAGGAAGAGGATTGGACTGAGAATGAATTCAATTGCAATATCGTTCGCGAAAGGGAAGGGAAAAGGCCACTGATAACCGGGGAGCTGACTGTGATGCTGCAAGGAGGAATTGTTTGCCTCCGTAATTTAGTCATTACTGACAACTCGAGCTGGATGAGAAGTCGGAAATTCAGGTTAGGAGCTCGAGCTGTTCAAAAGGTTTCAGCAGAAATAAGAATAAGGGAAGCAAGAAGTGAAAGTTTCGTCGTTAAGGATCATCGAGGAGAGC TTAACAAGAAGCACCATCCTCCATCACTGAGTGACGAAGTGTGGCGTTTAGAGAAAGTAGCCAAAGATGGCACTTTACAGAAGCGCATGGCTTTGAGAGGAATCAACACTGTTCAGGATTTCCTCCAGCTGCACGAAGCCGATGCACCCTCTCTAAGAAAT ATACTTGGCAATGGGATCCCCAAGCGGACATGGGAGACGATTGTCAGACATGCTAGCACCTGTGCGGTCAACGATAACAAGATGTACGCTTTCTACCAAGCTTCGAACAAGGCCAGTATACTTTTCAATTCAGTATTGAAAGTAGCTCAAGCAACACTCAACGGCCAAATTTACCAGTCCGTAGACAAATTGACCCAGTCTCAGAAG ATTTTGGTACAGAATTTGAAATGGCTAGCTTACAATAACAAGAATCAGTGGGTGGCGCTCGATGCCCTACCCAACATCACTCCTCCGAGAGTCCTGACCAACTTGCCTACAGAGCCGTCAATCGGCCTGAGCCCGCCTCTTCATCATCTAGATTACACGGTCCTAAACCGAG AGAACAGGCAATTAGATTGTCTGGGGCCACAGAGTCATATCACCGCAAAAATCTTTAACCCAACCAGAGCAAACAGCTTAGCAAGGCAGGACTTTTCGTCCAGTTTTAGTGCCGGCGAAAGCAGTCATCATCCCAGTTACTCACGAGGACTGTTTGCGCCGAACATCCATCCATCTCCTGAGGAGCTTTTCAAAGCGCCATCTCCTGTCCCTGGCATTTTGATGTGGACACCAGAGCATACTTTCGTCATCGAATCGAGTGGCGGGGCAGATTTCGGGATCTGTCCACCTTGCACGGATTATGGAGTCCGCAAGTCTAGGATTTCAAGGCCCAGGGCGGCATGGTGCAAGATCCGTGCCGTTGTGAAGTGGGGATCGGTTCGGCGAATTGTGGCTGCGAAGAGAACGGCAATGTTCAATCTTGCACATTATTAA
- the LOC104434909 gene encoding calmodulin-binding protein 60 D-like, whose product MLIVHVSTLLCVVGAAPGQQRSLTACCTLFNCSITHAREGKRPLITGELTVVLEGGIGCLRNLIITDNSSWMRSRKFRLGARAVQAETRIREARSETFVVKDHRGELTKKHHPPSLCDEVWRLEKIAKDGALHKRMTLRGINTVQDFLQLYEADAFSLKNVLGSGITKRTWETIVGHASTCVVDDNKMYTHYQALNRASIVFNSVMKVAQATFHGQTCQSLSKLTHSQKILVQNLKRQAYNNKTQWVLLDAPPSITPLRALTILPTGPSIGLSPPLHHLDFTELIQENRQPDCLEPQGHVPAKIFNPTIANSLARQDFLSRFSAFESSHHPGYSRGPFAPNIHLYTEDLFKVPSPIPGNLMWTPEHTFVIESSSRADFGICPSRTGSGVHKSRISRPKVAWCKIRAVVKWGSVRRVVAAKRTAMFNFALY is encoded by the exons ATGCTGATCGTGCACGTGTCCACATTGTTGTGTGTGGTGGGTGCCGCACCTGGTCAGCAACGGTCGCTGACCGCGTGCTGCACATTGTTCAATTGCAGTATCACTCATGCAAGGGAAGGGAAAAGGCCATTGATAACCGGGGAGCTGACTGTGGTGTTGGAAGGAGGAATTGGTTGTCTCCGTAATTTAATCATCACCGACAACTCGAGCTGGATGAGAAGTCGGAAATTCAGGTTAGGAGCTCGAGCTGTTCAAGCAGAAACAAGAATAAGGGAAGCGAGAAGTGAAACTTTTGTCGTTAAAGATCATCGAGGAGAGT TGACCAAGAAGCACCACCCTCCATCTCTGTGCGATGAAGTGTGGCGTTTAGAGAAAATAGCCAAAGATGGCGCTCTACACAAGCGCATGACTTTGAGAGGAATTAACACTGTTCAAGATTTCCTCCAGCTGTATGAAGCCGAtgcattttctctaaaaaac GTACTTGGCTCTGGGATCACCAAGCGGACATGGGAGACAATTGTCGGACATGCCAGCACCTGTGTGGTTGATGATAACAAGATGTACACTCACTACCAAGCTTTGAACAGGGCCAGTATAGTGTTCAACTCGGTAATGAAAGTTGCTCAAGCAACATTCCACGGCCAAACTTGCCAGTCTCTAAGCAAATTGACCCACTCTCAGAAG ATTTTGGTGCAGAACTTGAAAAGGCAAGCTTACAATAACAAGACTCAATGGGTGCTGCTCGATGCCCCACCCAGCATCACTCCTCTGAGAGCCCTGACCATCTTGCCTACAGGGCCGTCAATTGGCCTGAGCCCGCCTCTGCACCATCTAGATTTCACAGAGCTAATCCAAG AGAACAGACAACCAGATTGTCTGGAGCCACAGGGTCACGTTCCCGCGAAAATCTTTAATCCCACCATAGCAAACAGCTTAGCAAGGCAGGACTTCTTGTCCAGATTTAGTGCATTCGAAAGCAGTCATCATCCTGGTTACTCACGAGGACCATTTGCGCCAAACATCCATCTATATACTGAGGACCTTTTCAAAGTGCCATCGCCGATCCCTGGCAATTTGATGTGGACACCAGAGCATACTTTTGTCATCGAATCAAGCAGTAGGGCAGATTTTGGGATCTGTCCATCTCGCACAGGTTCTGGAGTCCACAAATCTAGGATTTCAAGGCCCAAGGTGGCATGGTGCAAGATCCGTGCCGTGGTGAAGTGGGGATCAGTCCGGCGTGTGGTGGCTGCAAAGAGAACAGCAATGTTCAACTTTGCGCTTTATTAA